ACGGACGGCTTCTGGGAACGCCAGCGGCTCTCGCTGCGGATTCGCGCCGCCGAGCCGGACGTCGTGGTGGCCTGGAGCGAAAACGCCTGCCGGGCCGCGTTGGCGGCGCGATCGACGATCCGGGTTGGGAAGGTCTTCTACCGCCCGTCACCGCAGGCACGCCGGCCGGTCACAGAGGGCATCGCGCTATGTCACTCGTCCGTGCAGCACGAGGCACTCGGCGGACACGTCCTTCCCCGGCCGGTTCCGAAGCTCGATCGGATCTCGATCGGCGACAACGTGTTCCGATGGATGCTGCCAAACGACGCAAGCGGCCACGTCGACCTTCGGACGGCAATCTGGGCCGGGGCGCTGGTTCGTCTCGCCGCTCGATCTGACGGCCGAGCGGTTCGGCTGGTGCTTCCACCCTCGACGCGTTGGCCGTTCGCACAGGCTCGTCGGTTCGCCGATCAGCTCGGCATCCCAAGTCTCGTCGAGCCGTGGCATGCGACCAGCTATGTCGAAGCCGCTCGACGCTGTGACGGCTTGGTCTGCACGCCGACCGGGCCTTGCGACACCTGGCCCGTGCGTCTGGCGCGGCAGTTGGGGCTTGCGATCGCGTCGACACCCGCCGCCGACGTCCGAGAAGCAGCTGGCGAGGCGGAGGTGTTCGAAGCCGAATCGAGCCAGGTCCGCCACGTCGCCAAGGCGATGCTGCAAGCAACGAATCACGAGAAACCTCCCAAACCGTCGCGCGATGCGACACACGACGCAGCTTCCGTTCGGGAAGCGTTCGCCGAGATCGTTCACAGCAATTAGAGGTGGTGGCCAGGGCACATACCTGTTGATGGTCAGGCCGCCGGGAGTTAAACTACGGCAGCCGCGTGAAGCGGCGACGGCCCCCGCGAACCCACCCGCGACCGCCCCGCCAGGCACGCTCATGTGCCGATTCGGTCGCCCGCGAGACCGTCGACACCCTCGAACAGGAGCCCACCTATGGCCAGTGCTGCATGGGGCATCGATATCGGCAACCGCGCCCTCAAGGCCGTCAAGCTTCAGCGGACGGCAGATGGCGTGACGGTGACGGACTTCGCGTCCATCGAACACGACACCATCCTCTCCGAGGCCGGTGACAATCGCGAGACCCTCGTCCAGACCGCCCTGGCGAAGTTCGTCAGCCGACACGACATCAAGCGATCGGCCGTCTGCGTCAGCGTCTCGGGCCAGCAGAGCTTCGCCCGGTTCGTCAAGCTCCCACCGGTCGAGCCCAAGAAGATCCCGGAGATCGTCCGGTTCGAGGCCGTCCAGCAGATTCCGTTCCCGCTGGACGACGTCGAGTGGAGCTACCAGCTCTTCGAGCGTGACGACGACCCGGACGTCGAGGTCGGAATCTTCGCGATGCGCAAAGAGCTCGTGAACGAGCACGTCCAGCAGTTCGTCGACCAGGACCTGGACGTCGTCGCCGTCCAGACGTCGCCGCTGGCCGTCTACAACGCGGTGCGAGCGGACGGCCGGCTCGACAAGGGGCACGCGGTGATCCTCGACCTCGGTGCCGAGAGCACCGACATGATCATCGCCAACAACGACGAGATCTGGATGCGGTCGCTCGACATCGGCGGCAACGCGTTCACCGAAGCCCTCGCCAAGGCCTTCAAGGTCGACTTCGACAAGGCCGAGGAGATGAAACGCGGGGCCAAGGCCAGCAAGTACGCCAAGCAGATCTACCAGGCGATGCGGCCGGTCTTCGGCGAGCTGGTCAGCGAGGTTCAGAAGTCGCTCGGCTTCTACCAGTCCGGTCATCGCGACACCAAGGTCCGCAAGGTCATCGCACTGGGCGGCGGGTTCAAGCTCAACGGCCTTTCCGGCTATCTGCAAAAGAACCTTCAGATTCCGGTCGAAAAGCCCCAGCGGTACAACATCGAGGGCCCCGAAGAAGCCGGCGCTGCCGCCGCGATGGCGGAGAACACCCTCAGCGGTGCCTGCGCCTATGGCCTGAGCCTGCAGGCACTGGGCGAGGCGAACGTCACCAGCAGCCTGCTGCCGACGCACATTCGCCAGGACAAGCTCTGGAAGGACAAGACCAAGTACTTCGTCCTCTCCGGTGCCGTCGTCGCCGGCGCGGCACTGTTGTCGTTCGGGGCCTTGTACTTCCAGAAAGCGAGCTTCAATGGTGGCGACGCCGATCGTCAAGCCATCGACACGGCGCTCCGGCAGGCTCGCGGACTCGATAGCGAGTGGTCCAACGTCGCGAACTCCGGCGGAGACAACCTGAAAATCGTCCAGAACGTCAGCCA
The Planctomycetota bacterium DNA segment above includes these coding regions:
- the pilM gene encoding type IV pilus assembly protein PilM; its protein translation is MASAAWGIDIGNRALKAVKLQRTADGVTVTDFASIEHDTILSEAGDNRETLVQTALAKFVSRHDIKRSAVCVSVSGQQSFARFVKLPPVEPKKIPEIVRFEAVQQIPFPLDDVEWSYQLFERDDDPDVEVGIFAMRKELVNEHVQQFVDQDLDVVAVQTSPLAVYNAVRADGRLDKGHAVILDLGAESTDMIIANNDEIWMRSLDIGGNAFTEALAKAFKVDFDKAEEMKRGAKASKYAKQIYQAMRPVFGELVSEVQKSLGFYQSGHRDTKVRKVIALGGGFKLNGLSGYLQKNLQIPVEKPQRYNIEGPEEAGAAAAMAENTLSGACAYGLSLQALGEANVTSSLLPTHIRQDKLWKDKTKYFVLSGAVVAGAALLSFGALYFQKASFNGGDADRQAIDTALRQARGLDSEWSNVANSGGDNLKIVQNVSQLREGSSYWPPLVSDLFAALPAPNEQQRLALSGALGDPLTFDDADSEALTSTPRVEREYVLFESMESVYTDDLGAVVDDPETFYTNAEAVLSGRATTGGAGGGNRGAGSGGAFPGGVSGGYGDFDYGGSFGGGGFPGAGAGAGASAAPVTPTTGGTRRGFIVRMKLISPLATTTEPGSTAPRVYDIFGNDGRQALASALYQIAPSKDRPNLPYRVITAGMSDAQPITTDGEVIDRLRDRLAAREALTTPTEETATPDEPTRRPRQRPGFDPGGGIGGGAFPGDSGSIYGRPSGQRQGGFRPGRQFDSGLPTRGGSASADASDPALTDPATGESMATDTVIEILMAIELDPEPFEDPETTQDPSADDIVSADPTAIGGAS